In a single window of the Planctomycetia bacterium genome:
- a CDS encoding isoprenyl transferase, with product MPWVEPIDPQVALGVPRERVPNHIAIIMDGNGRWAKRRDLPRIRGHEAGADKVQEIVRRCSRLGVGYLTLYSFSTENWNRPPSEVAHLMRLYVEYLIKERAEIMENGVRLVQVGRRKGLPDDVLHELDETMRMSAGNPGMTLCLALNYSGRAELTDAVQDIAVRVKSGKLSPEEITEGTITDSLYTAGIPDPDLLIRTAGEMRISNFLLWQISYAELFVTETCWPDFGADELDRAIKDYAGRDRRFGRV from the coding sequence ATGCCGTGGGTGGAGCCGATTGACCCGCAGGTCGCCCTGGGCGTTCCGCGCGAGCGCGTGCCGAATCACATCGCCATCATCATGGACGGCAACGGCCGCTGGGCGAAGCGGCGCGATCTGCCGCGCATTCGCGGACACGAGGCCGGCGCTGACAAGGTGCAGGAGATCGTCCGGCGCTGTTCGCGGCTGGGTGTCGGGTATCTGACGCTTTACTCCTTCAGCACGGAGAACTGGAACCGCCCCCCGTCGGAAGTCGCGCACCTGATGCGGCTGTACGTCGAGTACCTCATCAAGGAGCGGGCCGAGATCATGGAGAACGGCGTGCGGCTGGTGCAGGTCGGTCGGCGAAAGGGCCTGCCGGATGACGTGCTGCACGAACTCGACGAGACGATGCGCATGTCGGCGGGCAACCCCGGCATGACCTTGTGCCTGGCGCTGAACTACAGCGGCCGGGCGGAGCTTACCGACGCGGTGCAGGACATCGCCGTTCGCGTGAAGTCGGGCAAGCTTTCGCCGGAGGAGATCACCGAGGGCACCATCACCGATTCGCTCTACACCGCTGGCATTCCCGACCCGGACCTGCTCATCCGTACGGCGGGCGAGATGCGGATCAGCAATTTTCTGCTTTGGCAGATCAGTTACGCGGAGCTGTTTGTGACCGAGACGTGCTGGCCCGACTTTGGCGCCGACGAACTGGACAGGGCCATCAAGGATTACGCAGGCAGAGACCGCCGCTTCGGCCGGGTTTGA
- a CDS encoding adenylosuccinate synthase, with product MDFQSLGNTSVVGLQWGDEGKGKIVDLLTEHFDVVVRYAGGANAGHTVRIGDEKFALHLIPSGMLRPNVLNIIGPGVAVDLDILLHEIDGLRRRGVHVGENLRVSRRAHLVMPYHKKQDRLGEARLSDERKIGTTAKGIGPCYADKMLRTSALRVGDLYYPEDFREKVEAIVTDRNTVFAALYGDKDALAPHQIAEQWLGFAHLIAPHVSDTTLLLHDAISEGKRILFEGAQGSLLDITHGTFPYVTSSTCTAAGAAPGAGVAPSAINSYVGVVKAYSTRVGSGPFPSEQDNATGDLIRERGHEYGTTTGRPRRCGWFDAFATRYSVRLGGMTQVAVMHLDTLSTLPELKICTGYRHEGEMLRIFPADIRVLESVEPIFETFPGWPGEIAGSTQFDQLPEAAKNYLDRLEELLGVPITLVSTGPQRDATLHRESKIRSYLSHLRSPGKVGG from the coding sequence ATGGACTTTCAATCACTCGGCAATACCAGCGTCGTCGGCCTTCAATGGGGCGATGAGGGCAAGGGGAAAATCGTCGATCTGCTCACCGAGCACTTCGACGTTGTCGTCCGTTATGCCGGCGGGGCCAACGCCGGGCACACCGTACGGATCGGCGACGAGAAATTCGCCCTGCACCTGATTCCCAGCGGCATGCTGCGGCCGAATGTGCTCAACATCATCGGGCCCGGCGTCGCCGTGGACCTGGACATCCTGCTGCACGAGATCGACGGGCTTCGCCGGCGCGGCGTGCATGTCGGCGAGAATCTGCGCGTGTCCCGCCGGGCGCATCTGGTCATGCCCTACCACAAGAAGCAGGACCGCCTCGGTGAGGCGCGGCTCAGCGATGAACGGAAGATCGGCACGACGGCCAAGGGGATCGGTCCCTGCTATGCCGACAAGATGCTGCGAACGTCGGCGCTACGCGTCGGGGACCTTTACTATCCCGAGGACTTTCGAGAAAAAGTCGAGGCCATCGTCACGGATCGCAACACGGTGTTTGCCGCCCTTTACGGCGACAAAGATGCGCTGGCCCCCCACCAGATCGCCGAACAGTGGCTGGGCTTCGCCCATTTGATCGCGCCGCACGTCAGCGACACGACTCTCCTGCTGCACGACGCGATTTCCGAGGGCAAGCGCATTCTCTTCGAAGGCGCACAGGGCAGCCTGCTGGACATCACGCACGGGACCTTTCCCTATGTGACCAGCAGCACCTGCACAGCCGCCGGCGCGGCCCCGGGTGCCGGTGTCGCCCCGTCGGCGATCAACAGTTACGTCGGCGTCGTGAAGGCTTATTCCACGCGCGTCGGCAGCGGGCCGTTTCCCTCGGAGCAGGACAACGCCACCGGCGATCTCATCCGCGAGCGGGGCCACGAATACGGCACCACCACCGGCCGGCCGCGGCGCTGCGGCTGGTTTGACGCATTTGCCACGAGGTACAGCGTACGACTCGGCGGGATGACGCAGGTCGCGGTCATGCACCTCGACACGCTCAGCACGCTCCCCGAGCTGAAGATCTGCACGGGCTATCGCCACGAGGGCGAGATGCTGCGGATTTTCCCCGCGGATATTCGCGTCCTTGAAAGCGTGGAGCCGATCTTCGAGACGTTCCCAGGTTGGCCGGGCGAAATCGCCGGAAGCACCCAGTTCGATCAGTTACCCGAAGCGGCGAAGAACTATCTCGATCGCCTCGAAGAGCTGCTCGGGGTGCCGATCACGCTGGTGAGCACAGGCCCGCAGCGCGACGCAACACTGCACCGAGAGTCGAAGATTCGATCGTACCTGTCGCACCTCCGGTCGCCGGGAAAGGTCGGTGGCTGA
- a CDS encoding nucleotidyl transferase AbiEii/AbiGii toxin family protein, translating to MRLFEHPDFEQAILQAAEHFRARGLRPAFIEKDYYVTEALRAVAEAAGDKIIFKGGTSISKGWNLIERFSEDIDIFLDPEAFTPPLGKNGIDRELKTLRDAVKRHKAFTYINPDKPTTIGGFGRNDAFSYAQRFGGPGEVPNRILLEAGAASGREPTEIVQICSYLAQFLKETNHTLGAEDEQPFSMRLLHFRRTFVEKMFTIHAKVEIYKRDGRPIGTYARHYYDLYQLAGQPQVRAMLESEEYARIKSDYDRISRAHFERDYLPPEGMSFAMSDALYPTGDLLAAIRRDYEAQCRVLCFGSSPSWDDVQGRFAELQSLL from the coding sequence ATGCGGCTATTCGAGCATCCGGACTTCGAGCAGGCCATCCTCCAGGCGGCGGAACATTTCCGCGCCCGTGGCCTGCGCCCGGCCTTCATCGAAAAGGATTATTACGTCACCGAGGCGCTCCGCGCCGTCGCCGAAGCGGCCGGCGACAAGATCATTTTCAAAGGCGGCACAAGCATTTCCAAAGGCTGGAACCTAATCGAGCGATTCTCGGAAGACATCGACATCTTTCTCGACCCAGAGGCGTTCACGCCGCCGCTGGGCAAGAACGGTATCGACCGCGAACTGAAAACACTGCGCGACGCAGTCAAGCGACATAAGGCATTTACGTACATCAACCCGGACAAGCCGACAACAATCGGAGGCTTCGGCCGAAACGACGCGTTCTCGTACGCTCAAAGATTCGGCGGACCGGGCGAAGTCCCCAACCGAATCCTGCTGGAGGCCGGAGCGGCCAGCGGAAGGGAACCGACCGAGATCGTACAGATTTGTTCATACTTGGCCCAGTTCCTCAAGGAGACAAACCACACGCTGGGAGCCGAGGACGAGCAGCCGTTCTCGATGCGACTCCTTCACTTCCGGCGCACGTTTGTCGAGAAGATGTTTACCATTCACGCCAAGGTCGAAATCTATAAGCGCGACGGCCGACCTATCGGCACTTATGCCCGGCACTACTACGACCTGTACCAACTTGCCGGACAGCCTCAGGTTCGCGCCATGCTCGAATCCGAGGAGTACGCGAGGATCAAGAGCGATTACGACCGAATCAGCAGGGCGCACTTTGAACGCGACTATCTTCCGCCTGAGGGCATGAGCTTCGCCATGAGCGATGCGCTGTACCCGACCGGCGACTTGCTTGCCGCGATCCGCAGGGACTACGAGGCGCAATGCCGAGTCCTTTGCTTCGGAAGTAGCCCGTCGTGGGACGACGTACAGGGGCGCTTCGCCGAATTGCAATCACTTCTTTAA
- a CDS encoding type IV toxin-antitoxin system AbiEi family antitoxin domain-containing protein — MDSKAASLTGRTATLIRKRIEKGGERLWRLDDFRDLSPMAAAQALSRLARQGAIERVSKGIYYRSRKSAFGRSRPNPAAIRKLATSRKTVFPSGIAAASHLGFTTQNPRRAELATTALSLPRKLFGEDALIHTRRPEAWSRLSATDAAILDFLRSGGKTGELSAKETIERMRTLLSEPGRYAGLIAIADTEPPRVRAILGACGEMLRRPDKELNRLRKSLNPFSRFDFGIFATMPTAKNWQAKGTR; from the coding sequence ATGGACAGCAAGGCCGCATCCCTGACCGGCCGCACCGCCACGCTCATTCGCAAGCGAATTGAGAAGGGCGGCGAACGCCTATGGCGACTTGACGACTTTCGCGACCTCTCCCCCATGGCAGCAGCACAGGCGCTTTCGCGCTTGGCGAGGCAAGGAGCCATCGAGCGGGTCAGCAAGGGTATCTACTATCGATCCCGGAAGTCGGCTTTCGGCAGGAGCCGTCCGAATCCCGCTGCCATCCGCAAGCTGGCAACAAGCCGCAAGACTGTGTTCCCTTCCGGCATCGCCGCCGCGAGTCACCTGGGATTCACGACGCAGAACCCGCGACGCGCCGAACTCGCCACCACCGCGCTGAGCCTTCCCCGAAAGCTTTTCGGCGAGGATGCGCTCATTCACACGCGCCGACCCGAGGCGTGGTCGCGGCTTTCCGCGACCGACGCGGCAATTCTTGACTTCCTGCGCAGCGGTGGCAAAACGGGTGAGCTATCGGCGAAGGAGACCATCGAACGGATGCGAACGCTGCTATCAGAACCCGGCCGATACGCGGGGCTAATCGCCATTGCGGACACCGAGCCACCGCGGGTGCGCGCAATACTCGGCGCGTGTGGCGAAATGCTTCGCCGACCTGATAAGGAACTTAATCGCCTGAGAAAATCGCTGAACCCGTTTTCGCGTTTTGATTTCGGGATCTTCGCGACGATGCCAACCGCGAAGAACTGGCAGGCCAAGGGCACGCGCTGA
- a CDS encoding serine acetyltransferase — MIGEFDLDNQLQDLVDRIVANYASDPRTRHIDRGYLPSHSEIVEIIEMLLEVSYPGYFGRQNLSTKNVRYHVGDLLPRLAQKLYLQMFRSLCHANEVSGNYDPNGPTGQALPFDAKARELTLAFLGQIPAVRDVLAYDVQAAYDGDPASANTDEVILAYPGLLAITVYRYAHELYEMQMPVLPRTMSEWAHKQTGIDIHPGAKMGRSFFIDHGTGVVIGETTEIGDNVKIYQGVTLGALSFLKDERGRMVRGYKRHPTVRNNVTIYANAIILGGDTILGEGCTIGGSTFLTSSVPAGCTVTTSPPELTVRPPKQRLVAGPGLDFDI; from the coding sequence ATGATCGGTGAATTCGACCTCGACAACCAGTTGCAGGACCTCGTCGATCGGATCGTCGCGAACTACGCCTCCGATCCGCGCACGCGGCACATCGATCGGGGATACCTCCCCAGCCACAGTGAGATCGTCGAGATCATCGAGATGCTCCTGGAAGTGTCCTATCCCGGCTACTTCGGCCGGCAGAATCTATCGACGAAGAATGTCCGCTACCACGTCGGCGACCTGCTGCCGCGCCTCGCCCAAAAGCTCTACCTGCAGATGTTCCGCTCGCTGTGCCACGCAAACGAAGTCAGCGGTAACTACGACCCCAACGGACCCACCGGCCAGGCCCTGCCCTTCGACGCCAAGGCGCGCGAACTGACCCTGGCCTTCCTTGGACAGATCCCGGCTGTTCGCGACGTTCTCGCCTATGACGTTCAGGCCGCCTACGACGGCGATCCCGCTTCGGCCAATACCGACGAAGTGATCCTCGCCTATCCCGGACTCCTGGCCATCACCGTCTATCGCTACGCCCATGAGCTCTATGAAATGCAGATGCCCGTCCTGCCGCGAACCATGTCGGAATGGGCCCATAAGCAGACCGGCATCGACATCCACCCCGGCGCGAAGATGGGCCGCAGCTTCTTCATCGATCACGGCACCGGCGTCGTCATCGGCGAGACCACGGAAATCGGCGACAACGTGAAGATCTATCAGGGCGTCACGCTCGGCGCCCTGTCCTTCCTCAAGGATGAGCGCGGCCGAATGGTCCGCGGCTACAAGCGCCACCCGACGGTTCGCAACAACGTCACCATTTACGCCAACGCCATCATCCTGGGCGGCGACACCATCCTCGGCGAGGGCTGCACCATCGGCGGCTCCACCTTCCTGACGTCGAGCGTCCCGGCCGGATGCACCGTGACGACCTCACCGCCGGAACTGACCGTCCGCCCGCCCAAGCAGCGACTCGTCGCTGGGCCCGGGCTGGACTTCGACATCTGA
- a CDS encoding flagellar basal body P-ring protein FlgI, whose protein sequence is MRPRSFRRINSLLLGVSILLASMASAGCGDKEEWNQFWSQWEEKGEQPAPAPVMDSRGKGLQGTIGQLVTIDGLRLLRVNGYGLVTGLVDSGGADGPKVVKDYLVKEIRRMQEIGEPGMPAGDILGSKDSAIVAVSGWIKPGAKKGDRFDVVIDAMGAQAKSLVGGRLVLCDLKLFAETPQGIIEGKILARADGPVFVSPFDRAGRPTSNVDLRKGMVLGGGIVREPRKIRLMLTDPRYSVAQQIENRINSRYSVVDPIADAMSAGSLDLKIPDESDDRKRIFLERIMHTTINGSTPFLEQRARELGEEITDSDAEYETIGLAWEAIGKLALPHIRKHYATESPEISFFAGRTGLRLGDKEGMRTVGRHAQNLKSPYRVQAIDELGYATDMSAAGEVLRKILDDTDTDIRIRAYLAIRRHATPTVESYVLDRDNAVLDVLDSGGPFLVYVQRLGSPRIALFGRQMRCDPPAIFPDLQYRNDDRFLHLLITAQAKDEKLSVIYKNRANGQTSPKLDGPLNVAELVRFLGDRFELSAEGKPESLAVPYAEVIDVLGAFCKSKTIAATFVTDEMTVDPDADLDSGKERPESEY, encoded by the coding sequence ATGCGTCCTCGTTCATTCCGTCGAATCAATTCTCTCCTGTTGGGGGTGTCGATCCTTCTCGCGTCGATGGCATCCGCCGGATGCGGCGACAAGGAAGAATGGAACCAGTTCTGGTCGCAGTGGGAAGAAAAGGGCGAGCAGCCCGCCCCCGCGCCGGTCATGGACTCGCGCGGCAAGGGTCTCCAGGGCACCATCGGCCAACTCGTCACGATTGACGGCCTGCGACTGCTCCGCGTCAACGGATACGGCCTCGTCACCGGTCTCGTCGATTCCGGCGGCGCCGATGGGCCCAAGGTCGTAAAGGACTACCTCGTCAAGGAAATCCGCCGGATGCAGGAGATCGGCGAGCCGGGCATGCCCGCCGGAGACATCCTCGGCAGCAAGGACTCCGCGATCGTCGCCGTCTCAGGTTGGATCAAGCCGGGAGCGAAGAAGGGCGACCGCTTCGACGTGGTCATCGACGCGATGGGTGCCCAGGCCAAGTCGCTCGTCGGCGGCCGCCTCGTGCTGTGCGACCTGAAGCTCTTCGCCGAGACACCGCAGGGAATCATCGAGGGCAAGATACTCGCCCGCGCCGATGGGCCGGTGTTCGTCAGTCCCTTCGACCGCGCCGGACGGCCGACGTCGAATGTTGACCTGCGCAAGGGGATGGTCCTCGGCGGCGGCATCGTCAGGGAGCCGCGGAAGATACGCCTGATGCTCACCGACCCTCGCTACAGCGTCGCACAGCAGATCGAGAATCGGATCAACAGCCGCTACTCAGTCGTTGACCCAATTGCCGACGCCATGAGCGCCGGTTCCCTCGATCTGAAGATTCCCGACGAATCCGACGACCGAAAGCGCATCTTCCTCGAGCGGATCATGCATACGACGATCAACGGCAGTACGCCGTTCCTGGAGCAGCGCGCCCGGGAGCTGGGCGAGGAGATCACCGATTCCGATGCCGAGTACGAGACCATCGGCCTGGCCTGGGAGGCCATTGGCAAGCTCGCGCTACCGCATATTCGCAAGCATTATGCGACCGAGTCGCCCGAGATCAGCTTCTTCGCCGGTCGTACAGGTCTTCGACTCGGCGACAAGGAAGGAATGCGGACCGTCGGTCGACACGCACAGAACCTCAAGAGTCCCTATCGGGTGCAGGCGATTGACGAACTCGGCTACGCCACGGACATGTCCGCTGCCGGCGAGGTGCTGAGAAAGATCCTGGATGACACTGACACCGACATTCGCATCCGCGCGTATCTGGCAATCCGACGCCATGCGACCCCGACAGTAGAGTCGTACGTCCTGGACCGGGACAACGCGGTCCTCGACGTGCTGGACAGCGGGGGGCCGTTTCTGGTCTATGTGCAGCGGCTGGGTTCGCCGCGCATAGCCCTTTTCGGCCGTCAGATGCGCTGCGATCCGCCGGCGATTTTTCCCGACCTGCAGTACCGCAACGACGATCGCTTCCTTCACCTGCTCATCACGGCGCAGGCGAAGGACGAAAAGCTTTCCGTCATATATAAGAACCGCGCCAACGGACAGACATCTCCGAAGCTGGACGGGCCGCTGAACGTCGCGGAGTTGGTTCGTTTTCTCGGAGATCGATTCGAGTTGAGCGCCGAGGGAAAGCCTGAGTCGCTTGCGGTTCCGTATGCGGAAGTCATCGACGTGCTCGGTGCTTTTTGCAAATCAAAGACCATCGCCGCTACGTTCGTGACCGACGAGATGACCGTCGATCCGGACGCCGACCTCGACAGCGGCAAGGAACGCCCGGAATCGGAGTATTAG
- a CDS encoding proline--tRNA ligase, whose product MRWSRYLIPTTKEVPKDAVVASHQLMLRAGLIRQLAAGIYSYLPLGYRALRKVEEIVRDEMNRAGAIELHMPVMHPIELWQQTGRVAAMGDVLLRLRPVKEGDESDWRAQTVLGPTHEEPVTEIAGAYLNSYKNLPVNLYQIQVKFRGEARPKSGVLRTREFLMKDAYSFHRDKESLDEGYKKMYDAYCRIFTRCGLPYIAVEAESGPIGGDASHEFMVLTDAGEDFVALSENGDYAANTERAVCAPLPQDESAMKPIEEVHTPNQRTIEEVTAFLKTKPSQMIKTLVYEVHEISKSKLSQEGAEAKRLVRESGVSHSDAQGKQTPGWYVSAVVVCVRGDHEVNENKLRRLFPDMTLELAAPDTIRKLTNAEVGFAGPHTLDKSGVAYRLIVDQAVAVMRNGASGANKTDYHAVNVNPGRDFPLTGENVTTADVRSVVEGDLSPTGSGSPISLKKAIEVGHVFKLGTKYSDAMKATFLDNDGKPKPLIMGCYGIGLNRIMAAAIEAHHDDVGIIWPKSIAPFTVQIISLDPREKDVVDTAEKIYEELTAAGIDVLFDDRDERAGFKFKDADLIGIPIRITIGRKALAEGVVEVKERSGVEVEKIEPEKVLGRVQTML is encoded by the coding sequence ATGCGCTGGTCTCGTTATCTGATCCCCACCACCAAGGAAGTCCCCAAGGATGCCGTCGTCGCTTCGCATCAGTTGATGCTTCGCGCCGGGCTGATTCGCCAACTCGCCGCCGGAATCTATTCTTACTTGCCGCTGGGCTATCGAGCTTTGCGCAAGGTCGAGGAAATCGTCCGCGACGAGATGAACCGGGCCGGTGCGATCGAATTGCACATGCCGGTGATGCACCCGATCGAATTGTGGCAGCAGACGGGGCGCGTGGCGGCGATGGGCGATGTGCTGCTTCGGCTGCGGCCGGTGAAGGAGGGCGACGAGTCGGACTGGCGCGCCCAGACGGTGCTCGGTCCGACGCATGAGGAGCCGGTGACGGAGATCGCCGGGGCCTATCTGAACAGCTACAAGAACCTGCCGGTCAATTTGTATCAGATTCAGGTGAAGTTCCGTGGCGAGGCGCGGCCCAAGAGCGGCGTGCTGCGGACGCGCGAGTTTCTGATGAAGGACGCCTACAGCTTCCACCGCGACAAGGAGAGCCTCGACGAGGGCTACAAGAAGATGTACGACGCTTATTGTCGCATCTTCACCCGCTGCGGCTTGCCGTACATCGCCGTCGAGGCGGAAAGCGGGCCCATCGGCGGTGACGCGTCGCACGAATTCATGGTGCTGACCGACGCGGGCGAGGACTTCGTTGCGCTTTCGGAGAACGGTGACTACGCCGCGAACACGGAGCGAGCGGTGTGTGCGCCGCTGCCGCAGGACGAGTCGGCGATGAAGCCGATCGAAGAGGTGCATACGCCGAACCAGCGGACGATCGAGGAGGTGACGGCGTTTCTGAAGACGAAGCCGTCGCAGATGATCAAGACGCTGGTGTATGAAGTGCATGAGATATCCAAATCGAAACTCAGCCAAGAAGGAGCGGAAGCCAAGCGGTTAGTTCGGGAATCCGGCGTTTCCCATTCCGATGCGCAAGGAAAGCAGACTCCGGGATGGTACGTTAGCGCCGTTGTTGTCTGTGTTCGCGGCGACCACGAGGTAAATGAGAATAAGCTTCGCCGATTATTTCCAGATATGACGCTCGAATTGGCCGCGCCGGATACGATTCGCAAGCTGACGAATGCCGAGGTCGGTTTTGCCGGACCGCACACGCTGGACAAATCCGGCGTGGCCTATCGGCTCATTGTTGATCAGGCGGTGGCGGTGATGCGCAACGGCGCTTCCGGCGCGAACAAGACCGACTACCACGCGGTCAACGTGAACCCCGGCCGGGATTTTCCGTTGACCGGAGAGAACGTGACGACTGCCGATGTGCGGTCGGTCGTTGAAGGCGACCTATCACCGACCGGCAGCGGTTCGCCGATCAGCCTCAAGAAGGCCATCGAAGTCGGCCACGTGTTCAAGCTGGGCACCAAGTACAGCGATGCCATGAAGGCGACATTCCTGGATAACGACGGCAAGCCCAAGCCGCTCATCATGGGCTGCTACGGCATCGGGCTCAACCGCATCATGGCCGCGGCGATCGAGGCCCACCACGACGACGTGGGCATCATCTGGCCGAAGTCGATCGCGCCGTTCACGGTGCAGATCATCTCGCTGGACCCGCGGGAGAAGGATGTTGTCGATACGGCGGAGAAGATCTACGAGGAACTGACGGCCGCGGGGATCGATGTGCTCTTCGATGACCGCGACGAACGGGCGGGGTTCAAGTTTAAGGATGCCGATTTGATCGGTATTCCGATTCGCATCACGATTGGGCGCAAGGCGCTTGCGGAAGGCGTGGTGGAAGTGAAGGAGCGGTCGGGGGTGGAGGTAGAGAAAATAGAGCCCGAGAAGGTCTTGGGGCGGGTGCAAACGATGCTCTGA
- a CDS encoding protein arginine kinase → MIIDTLAGHPGEWLRGSGPMSDVVISSRIRLARNIAGYPFLGKAGDEQKREISSLIRRHVDAVATGGEWDYIEIAKTDEIDQQMLVERHLISRQHADPRGSRGVALSKNESISVMVNEEDHLRIQVLRSGLQLDEIWTEINRIDDRLEEKLDYVFHPRYGYLTACPTNVGTGIRVSVMLHLPALKLTGEIERVFRAAKDMRLAVRGLFGEGTEATGDFFQISNQVTLGRTEDEIINDFKHMVIPKIIDYEHRARKTLVEERALALDDRVWRSYGALKNARTISSEETMLHLSHLRVGIHLGRIKLVDIKTINELFLMTQPGHLQKLHGTKLSGEQRSAARADLIRKRLGS, encoded by the coding sequence ATGATCATCGACACACTGGCAGGTCATCCCGGCGAGTGGCTCCGCGGCAGCGGGCCGATGTCGGACGTCGTGATCAGCTCTCGAATTCGGCTGGCGCGGAACATCGCCGGATATCCCTTTCTGGGAAAAGCCGGAGACGAGCAAAAGCGCGAGATTTCCTCGCTGATTCGTCGTCACGTGGACGCGGTGGCGACCGGCGGCGAGTGGGATTACATCGAGATCGCCAAGACCGACGAGATCGATCAGCAGATGCTCGTGGAGCGGCACCTCATCAGCCGCCAACATGCCGACCCGCGCGGCAGCCGTGGCGTCGCACTGAGCAAAAATGAATCCATCTCCGTTATGGTCAACGAGGAGGATCACCTGCGAATTCAGGTGCTCCGCAGCGGCCTGCAGCTCGACGAAATCTGGACTGAGATCAACCGCATCGACGACCGGCTCGAGGAAAAGCTCGACTACGTATTCCACCCGAGATACGGATACCTGACCGCCTGCCCCACGAACGTCGGCACGGGCATTCGCGTGTCGGTCATGTTGCACCTGCCGGCGCTCAAGCTCACCGGCGAAATCGAGCGTGTCTTCCGCGCCGCCAAGGACATGCGCCTGGCCGTCCGCGGCCTCTTCGGCGAGGGAACCGAGGCGACCGGCGACTTCTTCCAGATCAGCAATCAGGTCACCCTCGGCCGCACCGAGGACGAGATCATCAACGACTTCAAGCACATGGTCATTCCCAAGATCATCGACTACGAGCATCGAGCGCGCAAGACGCTCGTGGAGGAAAGGGCCCTGGCCCTCGATGATCGCGTCTGGCGATCCTACGGCGCGCTCAAAAACGCGCGGACGATCAGCAGCGAAGAAACCATGCTGCACCTGTCGCACCTGCGCGTCGGGATTCACCTGGGACGGATCAAGCTGGTCGATATCAAAACGATCAACGAGCTGTTCCTCATGACCCAGCCGGGGCATCTCCAAAAGCTGCACGGAACCAAGCTCTCCGGCGAGCAGCGCAGCGCCGCCCGCGCCGATCTGATCCGCAAACGGCTGGGTTCGTAG
- a CDS encoding UvrB/UvrC motif-containing protein, with translation MNLECQSCKKHPATVHITDVLDGEKQERHLCEKCAGEEGIAPKMPVQMPVGEILSSLVVQKAAVQQLAELNCPKCKMTFVEFRNGGLLGCGCDYDAFEKALLPLIERAHDGASHHIGKVPRRLATPRACETDLIRLRKELNRAVNEEQFERAARLRDEIRVMEES, from the coding sequence ATGAACCTCGAATGCCAATCCTGCAAGAAGCACCCAGCCACGGTACACATTACCGACGTTCTGGATGGTGAGAAGCAAGAGCGCCATCTTTGCGAGAAATGCGCCGGCGAAGAAGGCATCGCACCCAAGATGCCCGTCCAAATGCCGGTCGGTGAAATCCTCAGCAGCCTCGTCGTTCAAAAGGCTGCCGTTCAGCAGCTTGCCGAGTTGAACTGTCCCAAGTGCAAGATGACCTTCGTCGAATTCCGCAACGGCGGCCTGCTCGGCTGCGGCTGTGACTACGACGCCTTTGAGAAAGCGCTCCTCCCTCTGATCGAGCGCGCCCATGACGGCGCCAGTCACCACATCGGCAAGGTGCCGCGCAGGCTGGCCACGCCCCGGGCCTGTGAGACCGACCTGATTCGACTCCGTAAGGAACTGAATCGCGCCGTCAACGAGGAGCAGTTTGAACGGGCCGCCCGCCTGCGCGACGAGATTCGCGTCATGGAGGAGTCATGA
- a CDS encoding 6-carboxytetrahydropterin synthase produces the protein MRELYEIMLLSEFSAAHRLRLLSGDWEPLHGHNWKVEVHLAGPRLDAIGLLADFTQLQPNLNRITAELHDTYLNEIPAFAQQNPSTENVARHIHDRFAPQLPGSVRIRMVRVWETSTCAAAYLPDGG, from the coding sequence ATGAGAGAATTGTACGAAATCATGCTCTTATCCGAATTCTCGGCGGCCCACCGGCTGCGCTTGTTGAGCGGCGACTGGGAGCCGCTTCACGGACACAACTGGAAGGTCGAGGTCCACCTCGCGGGCCCCCGGCTCGACGCTATCGGACTCCTCGCGGATTTCACCCAACTCCAGCCGAACCTGAACCGGATCACGGCGGAGCTGCACGACACATATCTCAATGAAATACCGGCTTTTGCGCAGCAGAATCCGTCCACGGAGAACGTGGCCCGCCACATCCACGACCGGTTCGCGCCGCAATTGCCGGGTTCCGTTCGCATCCGAATGGTCCGCGTATGGGAGACCTCCACCTGTGCGGCGGCGTACCTGCCCGACGGCGGCTGA